The Bradyrhizobium barranii subsp. barranii genome segment ATGCCGGAGGGTTGGGACCTCGCCGCGGGAGGCTTCCCCGCGATGACGGGCAACGTGCCCTTCCTGATGAAGGACGTCGTGCTGCTCGCAGTCTCCTTCTATCTGCTAAGGCAGGATCTGGTTCGTCTGACGCGGTAACAGCTTGCATTCTGCCCAAGACGACGCCTCGCCGGCGAGCTTTCCTGCTCGCCGGCGATGGCACGTCGCGACGATCACGGCAGTGTGCCCGCAAGCAGCCGTTTTCGCAGAGCATCAATGAACGCTCTTACACGGACAGGCATTTGCGCGCGAGTCAGGAAAACCGCCCATATCCCAAGCTCAACCGGCGCGGCATCCGCCAGAACGATGCGCTTCAACTCTCCGCGTTCAATCTGCTCGTACACATCCCAATAGGTCATCATGGCGACCCCCACGCCCGCAAGACAAGCCGCTCGAACAGCGTCGACTGTGCTGGCCGACAGCGGGCCGGCGATCCGGATCTGCTCCAATTCGCCTCCACGTACGAACGGCCAGGTCTCCATCGCATGAAGCTTGATGCAGGGGTGGCTCACCAGATCGCCCAGCGTTGCCGGTTCTCCGAAGCGAGCGGTATAGGCTGGTGATGCGCAGAGGATGTAGGGATTGTCGGCGAGCCTTGTCGCGATCATGTCGGAAGGCTTCATCGGCGCAACGCGGATCGCGACGTCGAGACCCATCGAAGCGATGTCGACGCGATCGTCGCTCAGGACAAGATTGACCCGAAGCGCCGGGTTGTCCGCGATCAGCCCGGCCACGACGGGTACGATGACCGCATGGCCGATGACGTTCGGTGCGGTGACCTTGAGCACACCTGAGAGGCCCGAGCCGGCGGACGACACGGACTCGAATGCTGAATCGCGGGCGGCTATCAGGGCGGCGGCGTGAGGCAAGAAGGCCTCGCCCTCAGGGGTGAGCGACAGTGAGCGCGTGGTCCGATGAAACAGGCGCGCGCCGAGCTCAGCTTCAAGCGCTGCGAGCCTTCGACTGACCAACATTGGCGTGGTGCCCATCTCTCGCGCCGCAGCGGACAGGCTGCCGGCGGTCACGATGCTGCGAAACAGGGCTACATCCGCGAAATCCATTTTATAACGATAATCGATAAAGTGCTTAGCTTCCAGCCGGACTTCTGTCGGGTCACGG includes the following:
- a CDS encoding LysR family transcriptional regulator; translation: MARPSWVAVMRVIGATARRFFAARPFISIGVKSAFASLSIIIKSPESLPSGVASLAGERFRACRDPTEVRLEAKHFIDYRYKMDFADVALFRSIVTAGSLSAAAREMGTTPMLVSRRLAALEAELGARLFHRTTRSLSLTPEGEAFLPHAAALIAARDSAFESVSSAGSGLSGVLKVTAPNVIGHAVIVPVVAGLIADNPALRVNLVLSDDRVDIASMGLDVAIRVAPMKPSDMIATRLADNPYILCASPAYTARFGEPATLGDLVSHPCIKLHAMETWPFVRGGELEQIRIAGPLSASTVDAVRAACLAGVGVAMMTYWDVYEQIERGELKRIVLADAAPVELGIWAVFLTRAQMPVRVRAFIDALRKRLLAGTLP